A genome region from Vibrio tapetis subsp. tapetis includes the following:
- the zrgA gene encoding zinc uptake protein ZrgA gives MNRTFSLTLLSTAILCAPAFADESFRQHDAHVHGVVEFNMAQEDNVLMVEITAPGADVVGFEHAPKTDEQNAALQQAELLLTKPSNIFMLAEAASCKVVQAHVSNTLENSKPCTCHEKNEDHDHAEHKHEEHHDHDHGEHKHEEHHDHDHGEHKHEEHHDHDHDDHKHEEHHDHDHGEHKHEEHHDHDHDHDEHKHEEHHDHDHGGHGEFVVEYQFKCDNVDALKQIETKWFTHFPSTEKVNVNLVTDEKQIATELSATNHHIKM, from the coding sequence ATGAACCGCACTTTTTCCCTAACGCTTCTTAGCACCGCTATTCTTTGTGCTCCAGCATTTGCTGATGAAAGCTTCCGTCAACATGACGCCCATGTACATGGTGTTGTTGAGTTTAATATGGCGCAAGAAGACAATGTGCTTATGGTAGAGATCACCGCTCCTGGCGCAGACGTAGTAGGGTTTGAGCACGCACCAAAAACGGATGAACAAAATGCAGCACTACAGCAGGCAGAACTGCTATTAACCAAGCCTAGTAATATTTTTATGCTAGCGGAAGCCGCGAGCTGTAAAGTCGTTCAAGCGCACGTATCAAATACTCTTGAAAACAGTAAGCCTTGCACATGCCACGAGAAAAACGAGGATCATGACCATGCTGAACACAAGCATGAAGAACATCATGATCACGACCATGGCGAACACAAGCACGAAGAACATCATGATCACGACCATGGCGAACACAAGCACGAAGAACATCATGATCACGACCATGACGACCACAAGCACGAAGAGCATCATGATCACGACCATGGTGAACACAAGCACGAAGAACATCATGATCACGACCATGACCATGACGAACACAAACACGAAGAACATCATGACCACGACCATGGCGGTCACGGTGAGTTTGTTGTTGAATACCAATTTAAATGCGATAACGTCGACGCGTTGAAGCAAATTGAAACTAAATGGTTCACTCACTTCCCATCAACAGAGAAAGTTAACGTTAACTTAGTTACCGACGAAAAGCAGATCGCGACGGAGTTGAGTGCAACAAACCATCACATTAAGATGTAA
- a CDS encoding ABC transporter ATP-binding protein, translated as MLTSTPPAPMIELNDLDYRWADHLPSTITIDQLSITTNERVFIKGPSGCGKSTLLGLLTGIITPQKGELKVLGQDLASLKQSERDKFRANHIGYIFQQFNLLPYLSVIDNVLLPCHFSSSRKAKVEGDLIEQAKHLLGRLHLPSALLNSPVTDLSIGQQQRVAAARALIGHPELLIADEPTSALDHDNRAAFIELLMEEAQQTNTSLVFVSHDPTLETFFDRSIDLTQLNKAMEESA; from the coding sequence ATGTTAACGTCAACACCCCCTGCACCGATGATTGAATTGAACGATTTGGATTACCGTTGGGCCGATCATTTACCCAGCACCATCACCATCGACCAACTTTCAATTACCACAAACGAAAGAGTATTTATTAAAGGACCAAGTGGCTGTGGTAAATCAACGTTACTTGGATTACTAACAGGGATCATCACCCCACAAAAGGGTGAACTCAAGGTACTAGGCCAAGATCTAGCGAGTTTAAAACAAAGCGAAAGAGACAAATTTAGGGCCAATCATATTGGCTATATTTTCCAGCAATTTAATCTTCTACCCTACCTATCCGTGATCGACAATGTGCTTTTGCCTTGTCACTTTTCATCATCAAGAAAAGCAAAAGTAGAAGGTGACCTAATCGAACAAGCAAAGCATCTTTTAGGGCGACTGCACCTACCGAGCGCACTCCTCAATAGCCCAGTGACCGACTTAAGTATTGGTCAGCAACAGCGCGTTGCTGCGGCCCGAGCTCTCATTGGCCACCCTGAACTGCTCATTGCTGATGAACCCACATCCGCATTAGATCATGATAACCGAGCCGCATTTATTGAGTTGCTCATGGAAGAAGCTCAACAAACAAATACCAGCCTAGTTTTCGTGAGCCACGATCCA